Below is a genomic region from Geoglobus acetivorans.
TACACGACCTCTTTGGAGTGTGGTTTGAAGGAAATCCCTGGATGGGCAGGAAGTTCCTTCTGGCTCCAGACACTCCGGAAACACCACTCAGAAAAGACTTCAAGCTTCAGGATGATGTTTACATAGGGGGTGAGTGAGATGAAAGAGTATGCGCTTGACCTTGCCGTTGAACCTCCTCAGGAATATCAGTCTTATTTCGTCCCGGTTTCAAAGGAATTTCTTGAGGATGCTTACAAAAGTGATGACTTTGTGGTCTTTGTAGGGCCCCAGCATGGTGGAAGCGGACACATGAGGCTTATTGTGAGGGTAAAAGGGGATTTCATTGTGGAGGTCATTCCGGATCCTGGCTATGTCCACAGATCCATGGAAAAGCTTGCAGAAACAAAGCTCTACGTCCAGAACATCCCTCTCTTTGAGAGGCCTTCAATAATCGATTTTGGAAATTACAACCTCGGTTATGTCAGAGCAATTGAAGATGCTCTGGGAATTGAGGTTCCGGAAAGGGCCAAGTACATCAGAACCATCCTCGCTGAGCTTGGAAGAATCGGAACGCACCTCTATGATGCAGGCATTCTTTCCGTGTTCATTGGCCATACAACCGGTTTCATGTGGCCCTTTGCAATGAGAGAGTTCATAGTTGAAATATTTACGAGAATTACTGGAACGAGGATTACAGGTTCCTTCATCGTGCCGGGTGGTGTGAGAAGGGACGTTGACGGGAAAACACTGGATGTCATAAAGAGGATGACCTATGCCCTTGAGCACAGAATAAAGAAATTCGAGAGAGTGTTCATCAGAAATCCAACAACGATTGCAAGGCTGAGGGAAGTCGGTGTGCTGAACAGAGAGGATGCGGTAAAGTACGGACTTGTAGGACCATTCATTCGAGCTTCTGGAGTCGAATACGATGTCAGAAAAATTGATCCGTATGAAGCCTATGAGGAAATAGACTGGGATATGGTGGTCGGAGAAGATGGTGATGGATACACGAGACTTCTCGTGAGAGCTGAAGAAATCGCTCAGAGCATTCGCATGATAAGGCAGCTCGTCGATAACATTCCTGAGGGAGATGTATTGAGCGACGATATTGTGGCATTCAATAAAAAGGATATTAGGGGCAGCTTTTTCGAAGCATATTCGAACATTGTGCTTCCTGAGGGAGAATACACAACCCTGACTGAATCTGCAAGGGGTACACTGCTGTTCTCCATTGTGAGCGATGGTGAATCGACGACTCCGTACAGGGTTAGAGTGGTGAC
It encodes:
- a CDS encoding NADH-quinone oxidoreductase subunit D — translated: MKEYALDLAVEPPQEYQSYFVPVSKEFLEDAYKSDDFVVFVGPQHGGSGHMRLIVRVKGDFIVEVIPDPGYVHRSMEKLAETKLYVQNIPLFERPSIIDFGNYNLGYVRAIEDALGIEVPERAKYIRTILAELGRIGTHLYDAGILSVFIGHTTGFMWPFAMREFIVEIFTRITGTRITGSFIVPGGVRRDVDGKTLDVIKRMTYALEHRIKKFERVFIRNPTTIARLREVGVLNREDAVKYGLVGPFIRASGVEYDVRKIDPYEAYEEIDWDMVVGEDGDGYTRLLVRAEEIAQSIRMIRQLVDNIPEGDVLSDDIVAFNKKDIRGSFFEAYSNIVLPEGEYTTLTESARGTLLFSIVSDGESTTPYRVRVVTPSWMYLKGFMEACKGHRLADLQAIYGSFGYFPPEADR